One window from the genome of Streptomyces sp. NBC_01476 encodes:
- a CDS encoding LuxR family transcriptional regulator produces the protein MSEDRSTAQESPAPAPRGRPGEGARGEETYGAAVIGRATRLVGREAESAALLAAIRAARAGEGSVVFVVGEPGIGKSRLADDTAASARAAGLGVLRGRAGLSGTSGLRPFAEALLGLARDGWTPPRGLAPYRGVLGRLVPDWRTEDPGAATAASGAAPLAVPGPAPVVRPPDEPFVYGEAILRVLTAAGERARVLILEDLHDADPTTVAALEYLVDNVVGRPLAVIGTLRDVTCPALDLARYAGRRAPGALLTLPRLGLPATAELAAALLGTGGGALPPGLGDALFLRSGGNPLAVGETLRDAVAGHALTRDAGVGHAGAGPAPAAACRLQLALAFDALLRARFAEAEELVAAARAGADRLGLSELGSRARALSVVLHAHRGHDAALTAALADFDRRRGARTDEIPLVEGLGLAVRALLSGAVGAARAHLAGLRAAGEDMDTGTDLAMDAAAAAAAAAAAAAAAGVDVDVDPDVDTDAAGLLSGRHGLALLLEAVDGAADAADHEAVARHPAALLPWNSQFVHLARAVLAGRAGDGPVSVAAVARAQAAAAPFPVARHLGLVVVARSAARDGWGDPVAWLLEAESFFTAHGIPVAARHCRDVLRGLGARVRQRRSGSVGVPRDLWVMGATVREYDVLLRLAQRRTNREIAAELHISHRTVERHVANLLAKTGAGNRRDLGTLASPDRGARSLPTLGPQGVGAVPQVGGSAARMKRSMVQPHSG, from the coding sequence ATGAGTGAGGACCGTTCCACCGCGCAGGAGTCACCGGCCCCGGCTCCGCGCGGGCGCCCCGGCGAAGGAGCCCGCGGCGAAGAGACCTACGGCGCCGCGGTGATCGGCCGCGCCACCCGGCTGGTGGGCCGGGAGGCCGAGTCCGCCGCGCTGCTCGCGGCGATCCGCGCGGCCCGCGCGGGGGAGGGCAGCGTGGTGTTCGTGGTGGGCGAACCCGGCATCGGGAAGTCGCGGCTGGCGGACGACACGGCGGCGTCCGCGCGCGCCGCCGGGCTGGGCGTCCTGCGCGGACGGGCCGGCCTGTCCGGCACCTCGGGGCTGCGGCCCTTTGCCGAGGCGCTGCTGGGGCTCGCGCGCGACGGCTGGACGCCGCCACGCGGCCTCGCCCCCTACCGCGGCGTCCTGGGCCGGCTGGTCCCGGACTGGCGGACCGAGGACCCGGGCGCGGCCACCGCGGCCTCCGGGGCCGCGCCCCTCGCCGTGCCCGGGCCCGCGCCCGTCGTGCGGCCCCCCGATGAGCCCTTCGTCTACGGCGAGGCGATCCTGCGGGTCCTCACGGCGGCGGGTGAGCGGGCCCGCGTGCTGATCCTGGAAGACCTCCACGACGCCGACCCGACCACCGTCGCGGCCCTGGAGTACCTCGTCGACAATGTTGTGGGCCGGCCCCTCGCCGTCATCGGCACCCTGCGGGACGTCACCTGCCCGGCGCTGGATCTCGCCCGGTACGCGGGGCGACGGGCACCCGGTGCCCTGCTGACGCTCCCGCGCCTCGGCCTCCCGGCCACCGCGGAACTGGCCGCGGCCCTCCTCGGCACCGGCGGCGGAGCGCTGCCCCCGGGCCTCGGCGACGCCCTCTTCCTCCGAAGCGGCGGCAACCCACTCGCCGTCGGCGAGACGCTGCGCGACGCGGTCGCCGGCCATGCCCTGACCCGCGACGCCGGCGTGGGGCATGCGGGCGCGGGCCCCGCACCTGCGGCCGCCTGCCGTCTCCAACTCGCCCTGGCCTTCGATGCCCTGCTGCGCGCCCGGTTCGCCGAGGCCGAGGAGCTGGTGGCCGCCGCCCGCGCGGGCGCCGACCGCCTCGGGCTGTCCGAACTCGGCAGCCGCGCACGGGCCCTGTCCGTCGTTCTGCACGCGCACCGCGGGCACGACGCCGCCCTGACCGCCGCCCTGGCCGACTTCGACCGGCGCCGGGGCGCCCGCACGGACGAGATCCCCCTCGTCGAGGGGCTCGGCCTTGCCGTCCGCGCCCTGCTGTCAGGCGCCGTGGGGGCGGCTCGCGCGCATCTGGCCGGCCTGCGGGCAGCCGGCGAGGACATGGACACCGGCACGGACCTCGCCATGGACGCAGCCGCAGCCGCAGCCGCAGCCGCAGCCGCAGCCGCAGCCGCAGGCGTGGACGTGGACGTGGACCCGGACGTGGACACGGACGCGGCGGGCCTCCTCAGCGGCCGGCACGGCCTCGCCCTCCTGCTGGAGGCCGTCGACGGCGCGGCGGACGCCGCCGACCACGAGGCGGTCGCCCGCCACCCGGCCGCCCTCCTGCCCTGGAACAGCCAGTTCGTCCACCTCGCCCGAGCGGTCCTGGCCGGGCGCGCCGGCGACGGCCCCGTGTCCGTGGCGGCGGTGGCCCGGGCCCAGGCCGCCGCCGCGCCGTTCCCGGTGGCCCGCCACCTCGGCCTGGTCGTCGTCGCACGGTCCGCCGCCCGCGACGGCTGGGGCGACCCGGTCGCCTGGCTGCTGGAGGCCGAGTCCTTCTTCACCGCGCACGGCATCCCCGTCGCCGCCCGCCACTGCCGTGACGTCCTGCGGGGACTTGGGGCCCGTGTCCGCCAGCGCCGCAGCGGCAGCGTCGGCGTACCCCGGGACCTGTGGGTGATGGGCGCCACCGTCCGCGAGTACGACGTACTCCTCCGGCTCGCCCAGCGCCGTACCAACCGGGAGATCGCCGCCGAACTCCACATCTCCCACCGTACGGTCGAGCGCCACGTCGCCAATCTGCTGGCCAAGACGGGCGCAGGCAACCGCCGGGACCTCGGGACGCTCGCCTCCCCGGACCGCGGGGCGCGGTCACTGCCGACGCTCGGGCCCCAGGGTGTGGGAGCGGTTCCACAAGTCGGGGGCTCGGCAGCCAGGATGAAGCGGAGTATGGTGCAGCCACACTCGGGCTGA
- a CDS encoding type 2 lanthipeptide synthetase LanM family protein: MVSKNGSHATRPLVMPWERRGRAALTGGWWARALRLDERCAAGSPDADPPEDGDAVAVADIRMRRWRDAFAHLAADTLDRQAAAYGCTPRQLRRLLAEPPEELARRVPKPAWAADVERVAALVQDGPAAGQRRPAGPGSPNGSWQQGFALIVDPFVREALRVFDARTAGAAGAAGATAPGTNTIGRASGDSQTAGAPRTGGSLRALGDPGTVGAPRTFGDPGRPDAPSTDLAAVRESVRREATRQLVQLATRVLVLELNVLRVTGGLDGDSPEERFWSFVRHFRGPAGLAALLDEYAVLARLSVATAGRVAEAHAEFLDRLAGDRAALRAELFGGADPGPLTSLDLARGDTHAGGRSVGIAVFASGARAVYKPRPMGIHRHFNEVVDGYNARLPADLRLRTPAVVDRGHHGWVEFVAAEPCADAAAAHRYFRRQGALLALLHCLAGVDFHFENLIAAGDQPVPIDLETLLCAELPRSFGSPTRDTDPAALAYRESVGRVGLLPSVIVGGDGQAFDAGGMGGDTDAALPYRVADWTAGGTDTMRLERVTPVLPAGQNRPRLDGADLDALRYADELQDGYRAGYRALAEGAGEFPAPDRFAADTVRIIPRPTHEYATLLTETTHPDVLRDALDRDQVFGVLWARAATDPVRARLTRHEVADLWAGDVPLFTASAGGREMRAADGTSVGDLLPESGVELVARTLAAMGGRHLTEQRWIISAQLATRVTGAAPGASDAGPADPADGVELPERALAAARDVADRLAATAVRGGDRIGWLGLDLWEDARWTVQPLGVDLYNGYAGVALFLAQLARVTGEQRYAELARGALAPVAGCAREVLDGLGPQDAAGIVGAFTGTSGMAYALAACGELLDDDAARALVAPVLDLVARRVAPEAGYDVIGGVAGCLALAEALAAGYGPVAHTLAERCAEVLVAGAVPVGDGLGWSGAGARPLLGFSHGAAGIGWALLAYARRTGDEAAATAGRRAYAYERGAYDGESGNWPDHRKPEPSSQHSWCHGAPGVGLARAAVLAADPGRPELVADLRRALESTESFGRHRNHSLCHGELGNLELFAAARDSAVPGAGQAWRRRAAAVVGRIERDGPLCGTPGGIATPGVMTGLSGIGHGLLRIAAPAQVAPVLLLPPV; encoded by the coding sequence ATGGTGTCGAAGAACGGCTCGCACGCGACGCGTCCGCTGGTCATGCCCTGGGAGCGGCGTGGCAGGGCGGCTCTGACGGGGGGCTGGTGGGCCAGGGCGCTGCGGCTCGACGAGCGCTGCGCGGCGGGCTCGCCGGACGCCGACCCGCCCGAGGACGGCGATGCCGTGGCGGTGGCGGACATCCGGATGCGGCGGTGGCGCGACGCCTTCGCCCACCTCGCAGCGGACACGCTCGACCGGCAGGCGGCAGCGTACGGGTGCACCCCGCGGCAGCTTCGGCGGCTGCTGGCAGAGCCGCCCGAGGAGCTCGCGCGGCGGGTGCCCAAGCCCGCGTGGGCCGCGGACGTCGAACGGGTGGCGGCCCTCGTACAGGACGGGCCGGCCGCCGGGCAGCGCCGTCCGGCGGGGCCCGGATCGCCGAACGGGAGCTGGCAGCAGGGATTCGCCCTGATCGTCGATCCCTTCGTCCGCGAGGCGCTGCGGGTCTTCGACGCCCGGACGGCGGGCGCCGCCGGAGCGGCCGGCGCCACGGCCCCCGGGACGAACACCATCGGCAGGGCCTCCGGCGACTCCCAGACAGCCGGCGCCCCCCGGACGGGCGGCAGTCTCCGGGCGTTGGGCGACCCCGGGACAGTCGGCGCCCCCCGGACTTTCGGCGACCCCGGGCGACCGGACGCACCCTCCACGGACCTCGCCGCGGTCAGGGAGTCCGTGCGCCGCGAGGCCACCCGGCAGCTCGTCCAACTGGCCACGCGCGTCCTCGTCCTCGAACTGAACGTCCTGAGGGTCACCGGCGGGCTCGACGGCGACTCTCCCGAGGAGCGTTTCTGGTCGTTCGTCCGGCACTTCCGCGGTCCCGCGGGGCTGGCCGCCCTGCTCGACGAGTACGCGGTCCTGGCCCGCCTGTCGGTCGCCACGGCCGGCCGGGTCGCCGAGGCGCACGCCGAGTTCCTCGACCGGCTCGCCGGTGACCGCGCGGCGCTGCGGGCGGAGCTGTTCGGCGGGGCCGACCCCGGCCCCCTCACCTCCCTCGACCTGGCGCGCGGCGATACGCACGCCGGTGGCCGCTCGGTGGGAATCGCGGTGTTCGCCTCGGGCGCCCGGGCCGTCTACAAGCCCCGGCCGATGGGCATCCACCGGCACTTCAACGAAGTGGTCGACGGATACAACGCCCGCCTCCCCGCGGACCTGCGGCTGCGGACGCCCGCGGTCGTGGACCGCGGACACCACGGATGGGTGGAGTTCGTCGCGGCCGAGCCGTGCGCGGACGCCGCCGCCGCGCACCGGTACTTCCGCCGCCAGGGCGCGCTCCTGGCCCTGCTGCACTGCCTGGCCGGTGTCGACTTCCACTTCGAGAACCTCATCGCGGCCGGCGACCAGCCCGTTCCGATCGACCTGGAGACGCTGCTCTGCGCCGAACTCCCGCGGTCCTTCGGCAGTCCGACCCGGGACACGGACCCGGCGGCACTGGCCTACCGGGAGTCGGTCGGCCGGGTCGGCCTGCTCCCGTCCGTCATCGTCGGCGGCGACGGGCAGGCGTTCGACGCGGGGGGCATGGGCGGCGACACGGACGCGGCGCTGCCCTACCGCGTCGCGGACTGGACCGCGGGCGGGACCGACACGATGCGTCTGGAACGGGTCACGCCGGTCCTGCCCGCCGGGCAGAACCGGCCCCGTCTCGACGGCGCCGACCTGGACGCGCTCCGGTACGCGGACGAACTGCAGGACGGCTACCGCGCGGGCTACCGGGCGCTCGCCGAGGGCGCCGGGGAGTTCCCGGCGCCGGACCGCTTCGCCGCTGACACGGTGCGGATCATCCCGCGGCCCACCCACGAGTACGCGACGCTGCTGACCGAGACCACCCATCCCGACGTGCTGCGCGACGCCCTGGACCGGGACCAGGTGTTCGGCGTGCTGTGGGCCCGCGCGGCGACCGATCCGGTCCGCGCCCGCCTCACGCGGCACGAGGTCGCCGACCTGTGGGCCGGCGACGTCCCCCTGTTCACCGCGTCGGCCGGCGGCCGGGAGATGCGGGCCGCGGACGGCACGTCCGTCGGCGACCTGCTGCCCGAGTCGGGGGTGGAGCTCGTCGCGCGCACCCTGGCCGCCATGGGCGGACGGCATCTGACGGAACAGCGGTGGATCATCTCGGCGCAGTTGGCCACCCGGGTCACCGGCGCGGCGCCGGGGGCGTCCGACGCGGGCCCGGCCGATCCGGCGGACGGCGTTGAACTCCCCGAGCGGGCGCTGGCCGCGGCCCGCGACGTCGCCGACCGTCTGGCCGCCACCGCCGTCCGTGGCGGTGACCGCATCGGCTGGCTGGGACTCGACCTGTGGGAGGACGCCCGCTGGACGGTGCAGCCGCTGGGCGTGGACCTGTACAACGGCTACGCGGGTGTCGCCCTGTTCCTGGCCCAACTGGCCCGCGTCACCGGCGAGCAGCGTTACGCGGAGCTGGCCCGTGGCGCGCTGGCCCCGGTCGCGGGCTGCGCGCGGGAAGTGCTGGACGGGCTCGGCCCGCAGGACGCGGCGGGCATCGTCGGAGCCTTCACCGGGACGAGCGGCATGGCCTACGCACTCGCCGCCTGCGGCGAGTTGCTCGACGACGACGCTGCTCGCGCACTCGTCGCCCCGGTCCTCGACCTCGTCGCACGGCGGGTGGCGCCGGAGGCCGGGTACGACGTGATCGGCGGGGTCGCGGGGTGCCTTGCCCTCGCGGAGGCGCTGGCGGCCGGATACGGACCGGTGGCGCACACCCTGGCCGAGCGCTGCGCCGAGGTGCTGGTGGCAGGCGCCGTTCCGGTCGGCGACGGACTCGGCTGGTCCGGGGCCGGGGCTCGCCCGCTGCTCGGCTTCTCGCACGGCGCCGCCGGGATCGGCTGGGCCTTGCTGGCGTACGCGCGGCGGACCGGCGACGAGGCGGCGGCGACGGCCGGCCGGCGGGCGTACGCGTACGAACGCGGCGCGTACGACGGGGAGTCGGGCAACTGGCCCGACCACCGCAAGCCGGAACCGAGCAGCCAGCACTCGTGGTGCCACGGCGCGCCCGGGGTCGGGCTGGCCAGGGCCGCCGTGCTCGCCGCGGATCCCGGCCGGCCGGAACTCGTAGCGGATCTCCGGCGCGCTCTGGAGAGCACCGAGTCGTTCGGGCGGCACCGGAACCACAGCCTGTGCCACGGCGAGCTGGGCAACCTCGAACTGTTCGCCGCGGCACGGGACTCGGCCGTCCCCGGGGCCGGCCAGGCGTGGCGCCGCCGGGCCGCGGCCGTGGTCGGGCGGATCGAGCGGGACGGACCGCTGTGCGGCACGCCGGGCGGCATCGCCACGCCCGGCGTGATGACCGGCCTGTCCGGTATCGGCCACGGACTGCTGCGGATCGCGGCGCCCGCCCAGGTGGCGCCGGTGCTCCTGCTGCCGCCCGTCTGA